The genomic stretch TACACCCTTTCATCTGGGCATATAAAACGAGCAGGTGGTTGGAATATATCTCCAACTCACCTCCTTTATTGGCGCACTATTTTTTGAATACCTTAGCGCGATCAACAATCGTGGTTGGGATAGTGACACCCAATTTTTTAGCTGCCGCTGGGTTAATAATAAGCTCTGATGCTTTGGCAACATGCACCGGTAACTCATTGGGTTTCTTGCCTTCCAAAATCGATACCACATAGTCAGAGGTTTGTATCCCGATTTGATAGTAATCTGCGCCTAAACCAATCACCGCACCACGGTCAACATAAGTAACAGAGGCTGCTAATACCGGTTTTTTGGCTTGGTTTGCTGCGGCAATCATGCCATCAATCGCACTGGCAACGGTATTATCAATCATGGCGTAGATTACATCAGACTTTGCCACGATCGCTTGAGTTGCCGATTGTACATCCGCACTCTTTAGCGCAGTACTCTCTACAATCTCAATGCCACGAGTCGCCGCTTCTTTTTTCAGTACTGTCATTAACGCCACTGAATTGGCTTCGCCTGGGTTATACACTACCCCAATGGTTTTTAGGGTTGGGATAAGCTCTTTGGCTAAATCAAGATGCTGAGCAATCGGTGACATATCCGACAGACCAGTAACATTGCCAGAAGGGTTATCTAACGACTTGACCAACTTTGCTTCAACTGGGTCGGTAACCGCGGTAAAGACAATCGGAATATTCTTGGTGGTTGCTGCCAATGCTTGTGCGGAAGGCGTGGCAATACCCACTAACACATCAGGTTCATTCCCAACAAACTGACGGGCAATCTGTGAGGCTATGGCAGGATTTCCTTGCGCAGTGCGATATTCTAGTTCAAGATTTTTACCTTGCTCGTAACCGTGCGATTTTAATCCATCGATCAAACCGTTACGAGTGGCATCCAGCGCAGGGTGTTCAACAATTTGTGATACATCCACTTTCACTGTTTTTGCTAATACACCTGTCGATGACAATAATGCCGCCCCAGCTAATGCCGCTGTTGCAATAATGTTTTTTGCTTTCATCTTAACTCCTTGATCCAGCAATTTGTGTTGTAGCTCTGTTATCATTAATCACTACCATTAATGGTAGTGATTAATACATTATTATCAGCTAATAACAAAAAAAGGAAGTCTTTGAGTTCACATTACCGTAACAATAAAGCCCCAAGCACTAATTCATAAGAGAACTAGGTCATTGAGGCTTTGATTAGCAAAAAATACTGGGGTGTTAGATATGGGGTTGCTAGGCGATTGCGATTAAAACCAACGTTCTAATGTCGCTTCATCCAGTTGTTTAAAAGCACGCTTTAACATGCTAGCTAATTCTTTATAGCGCGGTTGAGGCTTGATCGGTTCTTGCGCGATCCCGGACTCGGCGACTTTTTGATACAACTCGCGATACCAGTTGGCTAAACTTGGTGGTAATTGTGTGTTGGAACGTGTTCCTAGCCACCAAATCCCTTGTAAAGGTAAACTAATAGCAAACAATGCGATCACAATCGCTTGCGGCATCGCGGCTTGGTTATTAAACGTCATTTGTAGCAAAATACTTATCGCCGCCACTGCCGGCATCACTTTAATGCCAAAACGAGTTGCTTTGATCATACGTTGTTCTGGAAACATAGGCGCCAATTCTTTGCGAACTGGCCAGTGATCCATATAATGTTGACCCTCTTTAAATCGATGTATAAAGCTTACTCGACTCATGCCAACCTTCCTTTTGCTAAAAAAATTTTATAACAATTAAAAAATAACTGTAAAAAATTGATTAAAGTTAATATTGATACAACTTTTTTTTGTTATCTTACGCTATAATCGTTATCCTTTACGCGATTACAACCTTACATTGCATTTTTTTGCAGTGGTTATGGTGATGTAAATCGCATAAATCGTTTTTAGTACTAACGCATTTCTTACCACAATCCGTTGTTATGGCGGTTGTTATCGTAATGCGTTACCTATTTAAGAATAATACGACTATCCTTGGTTGTCGTCTATTTTTGAATTGTTTTATTTCATTACAGTTAATTTTCTGAACGAATACAGGTATTCACTCATGTCAAAGCTAGTCCTAGTTTTAAACTGCGGTAGTTCTTCACTTAAATTTGCAATCGTTGATGCGGAGTCTGGCGATGAACTTCTTACCGGCCTTTCTGAATGTTTAGGCCTTCCAGAAGCTCGTATTAAATGGAAGCTCGATGGAAAGCATGAAGCTCAACTAGGTAATGGTGCTGCGCACGCTGAAGCACTTAAATTTATCGTAGATACTATCCTAGCTTCTAAGCCTGAATTAGGCGAAGGCGTGGCGGCAATTGGTCACCGCGTTGTACATGGTGGTGAAAAATTCACATCATCTGTTCTTATTACTGATGCTGTTGTGCAAGAAATTAAAGATGTTACTACTCTTGCTCCTCTTCATAACCCAGCAGCGATTGCAGGTATTGAAGCGGCTAAACTTGCATTCCCTAATCTTAAGAATGTAGCTGTATTTGATACTGCATTCCACCAAACAATGCCGGAAGAAGCGTTCTTGTACGCGATTCCATACAACCTATACACAGAGAACAGCATCCGTCGTTACGGTATGCACGGTACTTCTCACCTATTTATTACCCGTGAAGTTGCAAACATCATGGATAAGCCAGTTGATCAAGTTAACATCATTAACTGTCACCTCGGTAACGGCGCATCGGTTTGTGCTATCAAAAATGGTCAATCTGTTGATACTTCAATGGGCTTAACGCCGCTTGAAGGTTTGGTAATGGGTACACGTTGTGGTGACCTTGATCCTGCGATCATCTTCCACATGCACGATGCACTAGGTTACTCTGTTGAAAAAATCAACACTATCCTAACCAAAGAGTCAGGCCTACAAGGTCTAACTCAAGTGACTTCGGATTGTCGTTTTGTTGAAGACAACTACCAAGATAAGCCAGAAGCAAAACGTGCGATGGATGTTTTCTGTCACCGTCTAGCAAAATACATTGCCGGTTACACTGCGACTTTAGATGGTCGTCTTGACGCTATCGTATTTACAGGTGGCATCGGTGAAAACTCTGGTCCAATCCGTGAGCAAGTCCTTAACCGTCTTGGCATCTTTGGTATCAAACTAGATAACGACAAAAACCTTGCTGCTCGTTTCGGCGGTGAAGGTGTTATCACAGCAGATGACAGCAGCATTCCAGCAATGGTTATCTCAACCAAT from Vibrio algicola encodes the following:
- a CDS encoding ABC transporter substrate-binding protein — protein: MKAKNIIATAALAGAALLSSTGVLAKTVKVDVSQIVEHPALDATRNGLIDGLKSHGYEQGKNLELEYRTAQGNPAIASQIARQFVGNEPDVLVGIATPSAQALAATTKNIPIVFTAVTDPVEAKLVKSLDNPSGNVTGLSDMSPIAQHLDLAKELIPTLKTIGVVYNPGEANSVALMTVLKKEAATRGIEIVESTALKSADVQSATQAIVAKSDVIYAMIDNTVASAIDGMIAAANQAKKPVLAASVTYVDRGAVIGLGADYYQIGIQTSDYVVSILEGKKPNELPVHVAKASELIINPAAAKKLGVTIPTTIVDRAKVFKK
- the yfbV gene encoding terminus macrodomain insulation protein YfbV translates to MSRVSFIHRFKEGQHYMDHWPVRKELAPMFPEQRMIKATRFGIKVMPAVAAISILLQMTFNNQAAMPQAIVIALFAISLPLQGIWWLGTRSNTQLPPSLANWYRELYQKVAESGIAQEPIKPQPRYKELASMLKRAFKQLDEATLERWF
- a CDS encoding acetate kinase; protein product: MSKLVLVLNCGSSSLKFAIVDAESGDELLTGLSECLGLPEARIKWKLDGKHEAQLGNGAAHAEALKFIVDTILASKPELGEGVAAIGHRVVHGGEKFTSSVLITDAVVQEIKDVTTLAPLHNPAAIAGIEAAKLAFPNLKNVAVFDTAFHQTMPEEAFLYAIPYNLYTENSIRRYGMHGTSHLFITREVANIMDKPVDQVNIINCHLGNGASVCAIKNGQSVDTSMGLTPLEGLVMGTRCGDLDPAIIFHMHDALGYSVEKINTILTKESGLQGLTQVTSDCRFVEDNYQDKPEAKRAMDVFCHRLAKYIAGYTATLDGRLDAIVFTGGIGENSGPIREQVLNRLGIFGIKLDNDKNLAARFGGEGVITADDSSIPAMVISTNEELVIAEDTARLTGL